A region of bacterium DNA encodes the following proteins:
- a CDS encoding MMPL family transporter, whose protein sequence is MALSIVHKLYSIVDRIIENIIKWRFPILFLGFTIFFAAFYVYAQNLTNSDNSMPVWMKHNDPVYAYYQKFTQEFDNDRLLAVSIRVPYAFGKNELEFTKKLSERFKALKHVTKVLSITEYESIKSEDDSLVIKKPFETIPQNESAIEILKKEITEDPVTAEILTNTKQNITAFYLYLDVHEGDIQASDQMINEVEQIIKEENKNNYEYYMAGRPVGDTAFNRYSVRDQRVFLPLLFLLITIVTFVFFRNIYVSILPMTVMIFTVIVIIALYFVMGNTLNAVTAMMGTILIAVCVADSVHMMLAYYENEALYPDKLTAIKNTARQLLVPCFFTALTTFAGFLSFNASPLVPNQVLGQYSSAGVMLAYVLTIFFLPILIWFLPRHKSKIAIIMDDGAMQTVLNKVFKIVSKHTNAVFYFFMAITLISLWGTTKVGVETNVIDYFPKQDKTRQGIDHFEQELSGANTAELIIESTNKNYSPAVDPVFLNKLETFIKKSGNNHSYFIAKTITYSEYVKKLNQAFHNNDPAYYSIPNTTDEIAQLLLLAESAGDREIARYKTVDNQKIRINIKSHWRSSESMHKFSKTFTKEAQQAFSEFPVKVQETGGNIVWLEVDDNLLKAEYQSFSTALVSVLVMMILVLRSLKGGIITMIPNVIPIFITLGLMGLFDIKLNIATVMTAGISIGITVDDSIHYLMKFKKLVVLHKDYEKAILETNKSIGTAVIFTSVVLVLGFGVLGLSNFQPMKNFGAATSFTLFISIFTEIFLMPVLLLKFKPFKTDI, encoded by the coding sequence ATGGCTTTAAGCATTGTGCACAAGCTCTATTCTATTGTAGACCGCATTATAGAAAACATCATCAAATGGCGTTTTCCCATTTTATTTTTAGGATTCACTATCTTTTTTGCCGCTTTTTACGTTTACGCACAAAATCTCACCAATTCCGACAATAGTATGCCCGTGTGGATGAAACACAACGATCCCGTATATGCGTATTACCAAAAATTTACTCAAGAGTTTGATAACGATAGATTGTTGGCTGTTTCTATAAGGGTTCCCTATGCTTTTGGGAAAAATGAACTCGAATTTACTAAAAAACTCTCCGAACGTTTTAAGGCCTTAAAACATGTAACAAAAGTACTCAGTATCACCGAATACGAAAGTATAAAATCGGAAGACGATTCTTTGGTTATTAAAAAGCCCTTTGAAACTATTCCTCAAAATGAGAGCGCCATAGAAATTCTAAAAAAGGAAATTACCGAAGATCCGGTTACCGCAGAGATTCTCACCAACACAAAACAAAATATAACAGCGTTTTATTTGTATTTAGATGTGCACGAGGGAGACATCCAGGCTTCCGACCAAATGATTAATGAAGTGGAACAAATTATTAAGGAAGAAAATAAAAATAATTACGAATATTATATGGCCGGCCGGCCCGTTGGTGACACTGCTTTTAACCGTTATTCCGTACGTGATCAACGTGTATTTCTACCTTTACTCTTTTTACTCATCACCATCGTTACTTTTGTATTTTTTAGAAACATTTATGTTTCCATCTTACCCATGACAGTGATGATTTTTACCGTCATTGTCATCATCGCTCTCTATTTTGTTATGGGGAATACCTTAAATGCCGTGACAGCCATGATGGGGACCATCCTTATTGCCGTATGCGTGGCCGATAGCGTACACATGATGCTTGCTTATTACGAAAACGAGGCCTTATATCCCGACAAGCTAACAGCCATTAAAAACACCGCTCGCCAACTTCTTGTACCCTGTTTTTTTACCGCCCTTACAACATTTGCCGGATTTTTATCGTTTAATGCAAGCCCTCTTGTTCCCAACCAAGTGTTAGGGCAATACAGCTCGGCTGGTGTGATGCTGGCTTATGTTCTCACTATTTTCTTTTTACCCATTCTTATTTGGTTTTTACCTCGCCATAAATCAAAAATTGCCATCATTATGGATGATGGGGCCATGCAAACAGTTTTAAATAAGGTTTTTAAAATTGTTTCAAAACATACCAATGCAGTTTTTTATTTTTTTATGGCTATCACTCTTATAAGCCTTTGGGGAACAACCAAAGTTGGGGTAGAAACCAATGTGATAGACTATTTTCCTAAACAGGATAAAACCCGTCAGGGTATTGATCACTTTGAACAAGAACTCTCTGGCGCTAATACAGCCGAACTTATTATTGAAAGTACTAATAAAAACTACAGCCCCGCTGTTGATCCTGTTTTTTTAAACAAACTGGAAACATTTATTAAAAAATCTGGCAATAATCATAGCTATTTTATTGCCAAAACCATTACCTATTCGGAATATGTTAAAAAACTAAACCAGGCTTTTCATAATAACGATCCGGCTTATTACAGTATCCCCAATACAACTGATGAAATTGCTCAACTATTACTGCTGGCCGAAAGCGCCGGCGATCGTGAAATTGCTCGCTATAAAACTGTTGATAATCAAAAAATTAGAATCAACATTAAAAGCCACTGGCGCTCCAGCGAATCCATGCACAAATTTTCAAAAACTTTTACTAAAGAAGCACAACAGGCTTTCTCAGAATTTCCAGTAAAAGTACAAGAAACAGGCGGCAATATTGTGTGGCTGGAAGTGGATGACAATTTACTAAAAGCTGAATATCAAAGCTTTAGCACAGCTCTAGTATCGGTACTTGTGATGATGATACTGGTATTACGCAGCCTTAAGGGTGGCATCATCACCATGATACCCAATGTAATTCCTATTTTTATTACCTTAGGCCTTATGGGCCTTTTTGACATTAAACTCAATATTGCAACCGTGATGACAGCGGGAATTTCTATTGGCATCACAGTTGATGACAGTATTCACTATTTGATGAAGTTTAAAAAGCTGGTGGTTCTTCATAAAGACTACGAAAAAGCTATTTTGGAAACTAACAAGAGTATTGGTACTGCCGTTATTTTTACATCAGTTGTATTGGTGCTTGGGTTTGGCGTGTTGGGGTTAAGTAATTTTCAACCCATGAAAAACTTTGGTGCGGCTACAAGTTTTACATTGTTTATTTCAATTTTTACGGAAATATTTTTAATGCCGGTTTTGTTGTTAAAATTTAAACCCTTTAAAACTGATATTTAA
- a CDS encoding thiamine pyrophosphate-binding protein, giving the protein MKKNGAQLAVFALEQIGVQFTFGIPGVHNIELYDALNSSEKITPILTTHENGASFMADAISRTSESIGVAMIVPAAGATNAMSGIGEAYLDGIASMIISGGTRRDSGRHYQLHQMDQGRLLDGIVKKYYLIEKHEDIIPTIYDAFEEATSGEPGPVFIEIPADLQMFQGEVDELTPYTPKRKRPQIDQKLISQAVDLLLNAKNPGLYLGWGAIPAYDDTHKIADVLGAPVATTLQGLSSFSAKHPLHTGVGIGPASVPAAQETFKNCDALLAIGCRFGELATGSYGFNVTENLIHVDINPQVFSKNYPAKIAIHGDSRDVARALLAELHYRGHTSPKPAQELKQKIAKEKAAYLESWHKPEDKNKVAPGLFFRSLRQQLEDDAMVVVDDGSHTFLTAELMPIHRARGFISPTDFNCMGYCVPAAIATKLANPDKTVAAIVGDGAFLMTGLEMLTASTYKAGIAYFVFHDGELGQISQFQEVPLNRKTCTVIGDVKLKGVADACGAEYIDLDDNSKIDEVIKKAIAITKENKPVLVDVRIDYSRKTMMTKGAIKVNLGRFPLKEKMRFIGRAIKRHVTG; this is encoded by the coding sequence ATGAAAAAAAATGGAGCACAGTTGGCAGTTTTTGCCTTAGAACAAATTGGTGTTCAATTTACTTTTGGCATACCGGGCGTGCATAATATTGAACTTTATGACGCGCTGAATAGTTCCGAAAAAATTACTCCCATCCTCACCACGCACGAAAACGGCGCGTCATTTATGGCCGATGCCATCTCGCGCACCAGCGAATCCATTGGTGTAGCCATGATTGTGCCGGCTGCAGGTGCCACCAATGCCATGAGTGGAATTGGGGAAGCTTATTTAGACGGCATTGCAAGCATGATTATTTCTGGCGGCACACGCCGCGATAGCGGGCGCCATTATCAACTCCATCAAATGGATCAGGGCCGTTTGCTTGATGGCATTGTTAAAAAATATTATCTGATTGAAAAACACGAAGACATCATCCCCACTATTTATGACGCGTTTGAAGAAGCAACCAGTGGCGAGCCCGGGCCTGTGTTTATTGAAATTCCGGCCGATTTGCAGATGTTTCAGGGTGAAGTGGATGAACTCACGCCCTACACACCCAAACGCAAACGCCCGCAGATTGATCAAAAACTTATTAGTCAGGCTGTTGATTTATTATTAAACGCAAAAAATCCGGGTTTGTATTTGGGTTGGGGCGCTATTCCCGCTTATGACGATACCCATAAAATTGCGGATGTACTGGGAGCGCCTGTAGCCACCACACTTCAGGGTCTTTCTTCTTTTTCGGCCAAACATCCCCTTCACACCGGCGTGGGCATTGGGCCCGCTTCGGTACCGGCCGCACAAGAAACTTTTAAAAACTGCGATGCTCTGCTGGCCATCGGCTGCCGTTTTGGCGAACTGGCTACTGGCAGCTACGGTTTTAATGTGACGGAAAATTTGATTCATGTGGATATTAATCCCCAAGTATTTAGCAAAAACTATCCCGCTAAAATTGCCATTCATGGTGATTCGCGCGATGTAGCGCGCGCGCTTTTGGCCGAGCTTCACTATCGCGGTCATACCTCACCCAAGCCCGCTCAAGAACTAAAACAAAAAATTGCAAAAGAAAAAGCCGCCTATTTAGAAAGCTGGCATAAACCGGAAGATAAAAACAAAGTAGCGCCTGGCCTCTTTTTTAGAAGCCTGCGTCAACAATTGGAAGATGATGCCATGGTTGTTGTAGACGATGGTTCGCACACTTTTTTAACAGCCGAACTCATGCCCATCCACCGTGCCCGTGGTTTTATTTCGCCAACCGATTTTAACTGCATGGGTTATTGCGTGCCGGCCGCCATTGCCACAAAACTGGCCAATCCCGATAAAACCGTTGCGGCGATCGTAGGCGACGGCGCCTTTTTAATGACGGGTTTAGAAATGCTGACAGCATCCACCTACAAAGCCGGCATTGCCTACTTTGTGTTTCATGATGGTGAATTAGGACAAATCTCGCAATTCCAGGAAGTACCGTTAAATCGCAAAACCTGCACGGTAATTGGCGACGTAAAATTAAAAGGTGTGGCCGATGCGTGCGGGGCCGAATATATCGATTTAGATGATAATTCTAAAATTGATGAGGTCATTAAAAAGGCTATAGCCATCACCAAAGAAAATAAACCGGTATTAGTTGATGTACGGATTGATTACTCGCGCAAAACAATGATGACCAAAGGCGCCATTAAAGTAAACTTGGGGCGTTTTCCGTTAAAAGAAAAGATGCGTTTTATTGGACGAGCCATTAAACGGCATGTGACGGGATAA
- a CDS encoding vitamin B12-dependent ribonucleotide reductase, protein MKIKRLFTKKGVSPYEGIKFVTRKSEMKNPNGSVVFSMDNVVVPESWSFVASDVLAQKYFRKTGVPLNQSGDALHYDGYKAPQNLPADQTGSEHDSRQVFHRLAGCWTYWAEKYGYFDTHDDAVNFYDETCRMLADQMAAPNSPQWFNTGLHYAYGLSGAGQGHYYVDPKTEELAKSQSAYERPQPHACFIQSVSDDLVSEGGIMDLWTKEARLFKYGSGTGSNFSAIRGAGEKLSGGGQSSGLMSFLQIGDRAAGAIKSGGTTRRAAKMVVVNIDHPDIEQYVNWKVIEEQKVAALVTGSRLCKKYLGRIMKACHDKEVKDLGDNRFDPKHNTVLRKAIGEARAHEVPQNYIYRVIQFARQGFSNIEFREYNTDWTSEAYQTVSGQNSNNSVRVSNDFMQAVLQNKDWNLINRTNGKVFKSISAKKLWDDIAYAAWSCADPGMQFDTTVNEWHTCPQGGRINASNPCSEYMFLDDTACNLASLNLMKFYNADTGVFDIEAYRHALKLWTIILEISVLMAQFPSREIAIKTHEYRTLGLGYANIGALLMVMGIPYDSEMGRAVTGALTAILCGESYATSAEMAKEMGAFPKYEENRDDMLRVIRNHRRAAYNAKPEEYEGLSILPMGINEKLCPADMLKAARETWDNALSLGERYGFRNAQATVIAPTGTIGLVMDCDTTGIEPDFALVKFKKLAGGGYFKIINQSVPPALRRLGYSEKEIETIINYCRGAGSLRGAPEINHETLKAKGFTDAILEKVESQLLQAFDITFVFNKFTLGEAFLKDTLGIAEDRFNSPAFNLLADLGFTAEQISKANDYCCGTMTIEGAPFLKDEHLAVFDCANKCGKYGKRFIRADGHIEMMACSQPFISGAISKTINMPHEATVEDVQGAYLKSWGMMIKANALYRDGSKLSQPLNAVASDLYADMQAIEAETGERPSQTQIVEKLVYRYLAKRRNMPSRRDGYTQKAEVGGHKVYLRTGEFEDGSLGEVFLDMHKEGAAFRSLMNCFAIAVSIGLQYGVPLEEFVEAFTFTRFEPNGVVKGHDNIKMSTSVIDYVFRELAMNYLGRYDLVHVSPDDLRNDTVKKDEEVPFDDEEVISVRKIPTGQMTQTVAGPDGTQTEVTVPVYAPVPEKKKAPETLQANAANRNTNVPLTFKAVLKEFDAATARLTQAKLKGYEGDPCPECGQLTLVRNGSCLKCNSCGGTTGCS, encoded by the coding sequence ATGAAAATTAAGCGTCTCTTCACCAAAAAAGGTGTTTCACCGTATGAAGGCATTAAATTTGTAACCCGTAAATCCGAAATGAAGAATCCTAACGGGTCCGTCGTTTTTAGTATGGATAATGTGGTGGTTCCCGAAAGCTGGTCGTTTGTGGCCAGCGACGTGTTGGCTCAAAAATATTTTCGTAAAACAGGTGTTCCACTCAATCAATCGGGCGATGCTCTCCATTATGATGGATATAAAGCGCCTCAAAATTTACCAGCCGATCAGACCGGTAGTGAACATGATAGCCGCCAAGTGTTTCACCGTTTAGCGGGTTGCTGGACCTACTGGGCCGAAAAATACGGTTATTTTGATACGCATGATGATGCGGTTAATTTTTACGATGAAACCTGTCGTATGCTGGCCGACCAGATGGCGGCACCTAATTCTCCCCAATGGTTTAACACCGGTCTTCATTATGCGTATGGACTCTCGGGCGCCGGACAAGGTCACTATTATGTAGATCCCAAAACCGAAGAGCTGGCTAAATCGCAAAGCGCTTACGAACGCCCTCAACCGCATGCTTGCTTTATCCAATCCGTTTCTGATGATCTGGTGAGCGAAGGCGGCATTATGGATTTGTGGACCAAGGAAGCTCGCCTGTTTAAGTACGGCTCGGGTACGGGTTCCAACTTTAGCGCCATCCGTGGTGCTGGTGAAAAATTATCGGGTGGCGGTCAATCGTCTGGCCTCATGAGTTTTTTGCAAATCGGCGATAGAGCTGCGGGTGCCATTAAATCGGGTGGAACCACACGCCGTGCCGCTAAGATGGTTGTGGTGAATATTGATCATCCAGATATTGAACAATACGTAAACTGGAAAGTAATTGAAGAACAAAAGGTAGCAGCCTTGGTTACTGGTTCGCGTTTGTGCAAAAAATATTTAGGCCGCATCATGAAGGCCTGTCACGATAAAGAAGTAAAAGATCTTGGCGATAATCGTTTTGATCCCAAGCACAATACTGTGTTGCGCAAAGCCATTGGCGAAGCCCGTGCACACGAAGTGCCTCAAAATTATATTTATCGTGTTATTCAATTTGCTCGTCAGGGTTTTTCAAACATTGAATTCCGCGAATACAATACCGATTGGACAAGCGAAGCCTATCAAACTGTTAGCGGCCAAAACTCCAATAACTCGGTGCGTGTTTCTAACGATTTCATGCAAGCTGTGTTGCAAAACAAAGATTGGAATTTAATCAACCGTACCAACGGTAAAGTATTTAAATCCATCTCGGCTAAAAAATTATGGGATGATATTGCGTACGCCGCTTGGAGCTGTGCTGACCCTGGCATGCAGTTTGATACCACTGTAAATGAATGGCACACCTGCCCTCAAGGTGGCCGCATCAATGCTTCTAACCCTTGCTCCGAATACATGTTCTTGGACGATACGGCTTGCAACTTGGCCTCGCTCAACCTCATGAAATTCTACAATGCCGATACGGGTGTATTTGATATCGAAGCCTATCGTCATGCCTTAAAACTCTGGACCATCATTTTGGAAATCTCGGTACTCATGGCGCAATTCCCCAGCCGTGAAATTGCCATTAAAACACACGAGTACCGTACGCTTGGTTTGGGCTATGCCAACATTGGCGCGCTTCTTATGGTAATGGGTATTCCTTACGATAGTGAAATGGGCCGTGCTGTAACTGGTGCCTTAACCGCTATTTTGTGTGGTGAATCGTATGCCACCAGTGCCGAGATGGCCAAAGAAATGGGTGCTTTTCCTAAATACGAAGAAAATCGCGATGACATGTTGCGCGTGATTCGTAATCATCGTCGTGCGGCTTACAATGCCAAGCCCGAAGAATACGAAGGTCTCTCCATTCTCCCCATGGGCATCAACGAAAAACTCTGCCCGGCTGATATGCTCAAAGCTGCCCGCGAAACATGGGATAATGCTTTAAGCTTAGGCGAACGTTACGGTTTCCGTAATGCACAAGCCACGGTTATTGCGCCCACAGGTACCATCGGTTTAGTGATGGATTGTGATACCACAGGCATTGAACCCGATTTCGCCCTCGTGAAATTTAAGAAACTCGCTGGTGGTGGTTACTTTAAAATTATCAACCAAAGCGTGCCTCCTGCTTTACGCCGCTTGGGTTATTCCGAAAAAGAAATTGAAACCATCATCAACTATTGCCGCGGTGCCGGTAGTTTACGCGGTGCTCCCGAAATTAATCACGAAACTTTAAAAGCAAAAGGCTTTACCGATGCCATCTTAGAAAAAGTTGAAAGCCAGCTCTTGCAGGCTTTCGATATCACTTTCGTGTTCAATAAGTTCACGCTTGGTGAAGCTTTCTTAAAAGATACTTTGGGTATTGCTGAAGATCGCTTTAACTCGCCGGCTTTCAATCTCTTGGCCGATTTAGGATTTACAGCCGAACAGATTAGCAAAGCCAACGATTATTGCTGCGGCACCATGACCATTGAAGGCGCTCCTTTCTTAAAAGATGAACATCTGGCCGTTTTTGATTGCGCCAACAAGTGCGGCAAATACGGTAAACGTTTTATCCGCGCTGATGGCCACATCGAGATGATGGCGTGCTCGCAACCGTTTATCTCGGGTGCTATTTCTAAAACCATCAACATGCCGCATGAAGCCACTGTAGAAGATGTACAAGGTGCTTATTTAAAATCGTGGGGCATGATGATTAAGGCTAATGCCTTGTATCGTGATGGTTCCAAGCTCTCGCAACCGCTTAACGCTGTAGCAAGCGACTTGTACGCCGATATGCAAGCGATTGAAGCTGAAACCGGCGAACGTCCGTCTCAAACTCAAATTGTTGAAAAACTGGTTTACCGTTATTTGGCCAAACGCCGCAACATGCCTTCGCGCCGCGATGGTTATACGCAAAAAGCCGAAGTGGGCGGACATAAAGTGTACCTGCGCACCGGTGAATTTGAAGACGGTTCTTTGGGCGAAGTTTTCCTGGATATGCACAAAGAAGGCGCTGCTTTCCGTAGCTTAATGAACTGTTTTGCCATCGCCGTGTCCATCGGCTTGCAATACGGTGTGCCTCTCGAAGAATTTGTAGAAGCTTTTACCTTTACCCGTTTTGAACCAAACGGTGTGGTAAAAGGTCACGACAATATCAAGATGTCCACATCGGTTATTGATTACGTGTTCCGCGAATTGGCCATGAATTATTTGGGCCGTTACGATTTAGTACACGTATCGCCCGATGATTTGCGTAACGATACGGTTAAAAAGGACGAAGAAGTTCCTTTTGACGATGAAGAAGTCATTTCGGTGCGTAAAATTCCCACAGGTCAAATGACACAAACCGTAGCTGGCCCCGATGGAACCCAAACCGAAGTAACAGTTCCGGTATATGCTCCGGTACCCGAAAAGAAAAAGGCTCCGGAAACCTTGCAGGCCAATGCCGCTAACCGCAACACCAATGTACCGCTCACGTTTAAAGCGGTATTAAAGGAGTTTGACGCGGCTACAGCACGCCTCACGCAAGCCAAATTAAAAGGCTACGAAGGCGACCCCTGCCCCGAATGCGGCCAGTTAACACTGGTGCGCAACGGTAGCTGTTTAAAATGTAACAGCTGCGGTGGAACGACGGGGTGTTCGTAA
- a CDS encoding DMT family transporter yields MQSLKKNGILLMVMASFCFSIMGGLVKYSTVRLNSHEVVFFRTFLMFLFLLPWMLIHKIRIWPINAPAMFIRSASGFTALVLAFYVTTKITLADASILNNTSVVFVAIISIFYLKEKPSGFLFFFIFFALIGAAFIVKPSFNVINVPGVLGLTSGVFAAIAYISIKNLHKTEHHMTVIFHFAWFSSLLSFPLMAPHFLWPHAHEALALLGIGIIATLAQIFLTYAYKFADASIVSPYSYTNVLFCALWGFLFWGEKPDHWSLIGALMIIVSSIGIIRINRTRSPTVVEMDV; encoded by the coding sequence ATGCAGTCTTTGAAGAAAAATGGAATTTTGCTAATGGTGATGGCCTCCTTTTGTTTTTCTATTATGGGGGGGCTTGTTAAGTATTCTACGGTGCGTTTAAATTCCCATGAAGTTGTTTTTTTTCGCACTTTTTTAATGTTTTTATTTCTCTTGCCCTGGATGCTTATTCATAAAATTCGAATTTGGCCCATTAATGCTCCCGCTATGTTTATTCGTTCGGCCTCCGGGTTTACGGCTCTTGTTCTTGCTTTTTATGTGACTACTAAAATTACATTGGCTGATGCCTCCATTCTTAATAATACGTCGGTTGTTTTTGTGGCCATTATTTCTATTTTTTATCTTAAAGAAAAACCATCGGGCTTCCTTTTCTTTTTTATATTTTTTGCGCTTATTGGGGCGGCCTTTATCGTTAAACCTAGTTTTAATGTGATAAATGTACCGGGCGTGCTGGGATTAACCTCAGGAGTTTTTGCGGCTATTGCTTATATCTCCATTAAAAATCTGCATAAAACCGAACATCATATGACAGTTATTTTTCACTTCGCCTGGTTTAGTTCGTTACTGTCGTTCCCTTTGATGGCCCCCCATTTTTTGTGGCCGCATGCCCACGAGGCGTTGGCGCTTTTAGGTATTGGCATTATTGCAACTTTGGCACAAATTTTTTTAACCTATGCCTATAAGTTTGCCGATGCTTCTATTGTAAGTCCTTACTCTTATACCAATGTTTTATTCTGTGCCCTTTGGGGGTTTTTGTTTTGGGGCGAAAAGCCCGATCATTGGTCGCTTATTGGAGCACTGATGATTATTGTATCAAGTATTGGTATTATCCGTATTAATCGTACTCGTTCGCCCACGGTAGTTGAGATGGATGTGTAA
- a CDS encoding FAD-binding dehydrogenase: MTLSQQADAVIIGGGIAGITTALELLNNHKSVILIERGPKHDFGGLAPWAFGGIFLVNSKYQRWGGIKDNVTLAWDDWQAFANYGPNDDWPKKWGETYVNRCTQDVGAWLNKQGVGFFPVVHWVEKGLTTRGNSVPRFHMVWGTGYGLTKTLIGHLLNHTHKEKLTILFDHCVEKLLTTNGRVTGVHGTTNGQSFEMSGDHIIVATGGMGGAIERVKKNWATDEGTPPEVILNGAEPNSDGLVHDAAQKIGANITHLDWMWNYPGGIHHPKPRFKDHGLSLIPPKSALWVDSRGKRIGPLPIVTGYDGNYMVKRICELKQPYTWQILNYKIMLKELAISGSEHNESIRDKSIVGFLKTVLTGNKKLVEHLLKDCIDFVTAKSFEELAEKMNALSGNHWIESEDLKNEVLNYDALVGDAKNGNIHDKQMELIAKSLKYRGDKARTCKFQKINDENAYPLIAIREFILSRKTLGGIQTNLSSQALYNNGAVIPGLYAVGEAAGFGGGGSHGRKSLEGTFLGGCILTARIAAESIVKG, encoded by the coding sequence ATGACTCTTTCGCAACAAGCAGATGCTGTAATTATTGGTGGCGGTATTGCCGGCATCACCACGGCACTGGAACTACTCAACAACCATAAATCAGTTATTCTTATAGAGCGCGGCCCCAAACACGATTTTGGCGGGCTCGCTCCCTGGGCCTTTGGCGGTATTTTTCTGGTGAATAGCAAATACCAACGCTGGGGCGGCATTAAAGATAATGTGACTTTAGCCTGGGACGACTGGCAAGCCTTTGCCAACTATGGCCCAAACGATGACTGGCCCAAAAAATGGGGCGAAACCTATGTGAATCGCTGCACCCAAGATGTGGGAGCCTGGCTTAACAAACAGGGCGTTGGTTTTTTTCCCGTGGTCCACTGGGTAGAAAAAGGACTTACCACACGCGGCAACTCCGTTCCCCGCTTTCACATGGTATGGGGCACGGGGTACGGACTAACAAAAACTCTCATTGGTCATCTCCTCAATCATACCCACAAAGAAAAGCTGACTATACTGTTTGATCATTGCGTGGAAAAACTACTCACAACAAACGGACGTGTTACAGGCGTGCACGGCACTACTAACGGACAAAGTTTTGAAATGAGCGGTGATCACATTATTGTAGCCACCGGCGGCATGGGTGGCGCCATTGAACGGGTGAAAAAAAATTGGGCCACCGATGAAGGAACACCCCCAGAAGTAATCTTAAACGGAGCGGAACCCAATTCGGATGGACTTGTGCACGATGCCGCACAAAAAATTGGAGCCAACATCACGCATTTAGATTGGATGTGGAATTATCCGGGAGGTATTCATCATCCTAAACCCCGTTTTAAAGACCACGGGCTCTCGCTTATTCCACCTAAATCAGCGTTATGGGTGGACAGTCGCGGAAAGCGCATTGGCCCCCTGCCCATTGTGACGGGTTATGACGGCAATTACATGGTGAAACGAATTTGCGAATTAAAACAACCCTACACCTGGCAAATTCTTAATTACAAAATCATGCTCAAAGAACTGGCCATTTCGGGCAGCGAGCATAACGAAAGCATACGCGATAAAAGCATTGTTGGATTTTTAAAAACAGTTCTCACCGGCAATAAAAAACTAGTAGAACATTTATTAAAAGACTGTATCGATTTTGTAACTGCCAAAAGTTTTGAGGAACTCGCCGAAAAAATGAATGCTCTTTCCGGCAACCACTGGATTGAATCAGAAGATTTGAAAAATGAAGTACTGAATTATGACGCTCTTGTGGGCGATGCTAAAAATGGAAATATTCATGATAAACAGATGGAGCTGATTGCCAAAAGTTTAAAATATCGTGGCGATAAAGCCCGTACCTGCAAGTTTCAAAAAATTAATGACGAGAACGCTTATCCCTTAATAGCCATTCGCGAATTTATTCTCTCGCGAAAAACCTTGGGTGGTATTCAAACTAATTTGTCGTCGCAGGCGCTGTACAACAATGGAGCCGTGATTCCTGGATTATATGCCGTTGGCGAAGCCGCAGGTTTTGGTGGAGGTGGATCACACGGGCGGAAATCGCTTGAAGGAACATTTTTGGGTGGCTGTATTTTAACAGCACGCATTGCCGCGGAAAGTATCGTGAAAGGATAA
- a CDS encoding ferredoxin: MADKNDKVKDNVSGKWFVDTQCIDCDLCRTTAPHSFKQNPDEGYSYVYKQPEGEEEEKLAKQAMEECPVEAIGNDA, encoded by the coding sequence ATGGCTGATAAGAATGACAAGGTAAAAGATAACGTTTCCGGAAAATGGTTTGTTGATACCCAGTGTATTGATTGCGATTTGTGCCGTACTACCGCCCCCCACAGCTTTAAACAAAATCCCGACGAAGGATATTCTTACGTATACAAGCAGCCCGAAGGCGAAGAAGAAGAAAAGCTTGCCAAACAGGCTATGGAAGAATGTCCTGTAGAAGCGATCGGCAACGACGCTTAG